In Helianthus annuus cultivar XRQ/B chromosome 9, HanXRQr2.0-SUNRISE, whole genome shotgun sequence, the following are encoded in one genomic region:
- the LOC110878074 gene encoding transcription factor bHLH51: protein MDDSVWSWTQNGIANQFSDSDHGGGGGGSSVGDGERVDGKVESASKNHSEAEKRRRDRINSHLSTLRKLVCSPEKMDKARLLGMVIEQVKQLNSETKELSKVLTIPTHLDEVIIDLDLNTMEPNSDVFIRASVCCEDRAELFSEIKHALKSLRLTVVQADMTSLGGRIVCNFILCVTNNNTNKEEITTLKESLKLLLGRIVASSSSWTMSSHYRIKSKRQRFFCSPNYDTGRS, encoded by the exons ATGGACGATTCTGTTTGGTCTTGGACCCAAAATGGGATTGCTAATCaattcagtgattctgatcatggtggcggtggtggaggtAGCAGCGTAGGCGATGGCGAACGAGTTGATGGTAAAGTGGAAAGTGCTTCCAAGAACCATAGCGAAGCCGAGAAGCGAcgtagagataggatcaattcaCATCTTTCTACTCTAAGGAAACTTGTCTGCAGTCCTGAAAAG ATGGACAAGGCAAGGCTATTGGGAATGGTAATTGAACAAGTCAAACAGTTGAATTCGGAAACAAAGGAATTAAGCAAAGTACTTACAATTCCAACACATTTGGATGAAGTGATCATCGACCTTGATTTGAATACTATGGAGCCTAATAGCGACGTTTTCATCAGAGCTTCCGTTTGTTGTGAAGATCGGGCAGAACTATTTTCAGAGATCAAGCACGCACTCAAAAGCCTAAGGTTAACCGTGGTCCAAGCAGATATGACCAGTTTGGGTGGCAGGATTGTATGCAACTTCATCCTTTGTGTCACAAATAATAACACAAATAAGGAAGAAATCACAACACTAAAAGAGTCTCTAAAATTATTATTGGGTAGGATTGttgcatcatcttcttcatggACAATGTCGTCACACTACCGCATCAAAAGTAAGCGCCAAAGGTTCTTCTGTTCACCTAATTACGACACTGGCCGTTCTTGA
- the LOC110876033 gene encoding glutathione S-transferase T3-like: MAYHSAEQQYDEDEDVVVQENPVNQNEAAKERKGKAKQENWTSNQEEALVKAYVHCNLNKGKDNQQKADGFWKQVVKHFNQTVGGSNRSHHQVRSKWLAMQTKLNTFNGLYHKADRLRTSGCDVAFVMKQALKDYKNKEKHDFPHVAAWEVVRTNEKWSPIPLLGEESSGSSQKRKSSDSGNYKADTPNAEVSSGLPDINEDPSPRRQKRKEKKDKGPYPRNEDQTDITGRFEEYKAMTKEFMDIKRLREEKYMTLADEQREALRQTMFDKKLETFNRPHDNIHPSMLEITLARKREIAKKYGWPCNF; the protein is encoded by the exons ATGGCGTACCactcggctg AGCAACAATATGATGAGGATGAAGATGTTGTCGTTCAAGAAAATCCCGTGAACCAAAATGAAGCCGCAaaggaaagaaaaggaaaagcgAAACAGGAAAATTGGACGTCTAATCAAGAAGAGGCGTTGGTAAAGGCTTATGTTCATTGCAATTTGAATAAAGGAAAAGAcaatcaacaaaaggctgatgGTTTTTGGAAGCAAGTTGTAAAGCACTTCAATCAAACGGTTGGAGGAAGTAACCGAAGCCACCACCAAGTTCGATCAAAATGGCTCGCGATGCAAACAAAATTGAACACATTCAACGGTTTATATCATAAAGCG gaTCGTTTACGTACTAGCGGGTGCGATGTTGCTTTTGTAATGAAGCAAGCGCTAAAGGATtacaaaaacaaagaaaaacatGACTTTCCTCATGTTGCAGCGTGGGAGGTCGTTAGAACAAATGAAAAGTGGTCGCCGATACCGTTGTTGGGTGAAGAAAGCTCCGGCTCGAGTCAAAAAAGAAAGTCGTCGGATTCGGGAAATTATAAAGCGGATACACCGAATGCCGAAGTCTCGAGCGGTCTTCCCGACATAAACGAGGATCCCTCGCCAAGACGACAAAAGAGAAAGGAGAAAAAGGACAAAGGGCCGTATCCAAGAAACGAAGATCAAACAGATATAACCGGTAGATTCGAAGAATACAAGGCCATGACGAAAGAGTTCATGGATATTAAACGTTTACGAGAAGAAAAATACATGACCTTGGCGGATGAGCAACGAGAGGCGTTGCGACAAACTATGTTCGACAAGAAATTGGAGACGTTTAACCGGCCTCACGACAATATTCACCCTTCGATGTTGGAAATCACACTCGCTAGAAAACGTGAGATTGCCAAAAAATATGGTTGGCCttgtaatttttag